One Aneurinibacillus migulanus genomic region harbors:
- a CDS encoding Hsp70 family protein, with product MSKYSYRLHLHKAGWDEERNTVRYTRDELSEMTTFQLRNICYKEKLVKGLINTLDREALIQTILKFRSAEKSLLIKTFKKEGFERVESALEKYLHTPLSDKGDIKIPAKMNLYIGLKIDKLDKYHVEVGSSITESNVLLVNDALELCAILNLIKDKSGTYYLTMEKEVEIKRSGNRNYSFLFFREQDSEYIYKVYYEDKPLPPANLHYYKVPVADLEIKDLEETEAVLAIDFGTSNTTAGTYLDSGYVASPCSNDLLNGRIQLNSINFVAFPDTFPKEEEWIEILPTVVSITDCSDPENIAYAFGYDAMKYMKKNGYSSHATVFHGIKRWVSNYTKTEEAIDVQGNTAQVKRSDILRAYLLYVIGMAEHQFKCKFKNLHISSPVKLKTQFLEMFTEILPEYRIEAENALDEGMAVLFNTIANQIERSSFIDGEAYKALVIDCGGGTTDLSSCQFRIEDGHISYKIDIHTNYENGDTNFGGNNITYRILQFMKIVFADYYRNGRSSIDIDNLIDIPGTDIFRHVDEFGISSVYENFEASYREAEKVIPTRFKAYENKTLDEYQRVKNNFYFLWDIAENMKKEFFRKTGILRNRFYSESGNRRENDMKITTVDRWFLSVRENERYRDVYECPDVVFNIKEINQLIKADIYEIVRKFLEDFYQQGTLQEYSIIKLTGQSCRIDVFKEALKEFVPGRSIEFRQKSEDTGKVPDLKLACLRGALRYLSAQKAGDIEAHITNHAPIVPYSVTAFTHNQQEKTLIKNQERLSQTQGFISKPVSVAEMEFYLKESEGTVRHKYVYMNYAENYKPVLYQHIAELYGKNIPQDDTDSIVNGEVKFFVFADKDSWGFHVVPVARRNERLYLGKKQFFAFENDLSELDYFDGWK from the coding sequence ATGAGTAAATATTCATACAGATTGCACCTGCATAAAGCCGGGTGGGACGAAGAAAGAAATACGGTTAGGTATACACGGGATGAGCTTTCTGAAATGACAACATTCCAGCTCAGAAATATATGCTATAAGGAGAAGCTGGTTAAAGGATTAATCAATACGCTTGATAGGGAAGCGCTTATCCAGACCATCCTGAAATTTCGTAGCGCCGAGAAAAGCCTTCTCATAAAGACCTTCAAAAAAGAAGGGTTCGAGAGAGTGGAATCGGCGTTGGAAAAATATTTACATACTCCGCTTTCAGACAAAGGGGATATAAAGATTCCAGCTAAAATGAATCTCTATATCGGATTAAAGATAGATAAGCTGGACAAGTATCATGTGGAAGTCGGAAGTAGTATTACAGAGTCCAATGTGCTGCTAGTAAACGATGCACTTGAATTATGCGCGATTCTTAATCTGATAAAAGATAAATCCGGTACATACTACTTGACGATGGAAAAAGAAGTAGAAATAAAAAGGTCTGGAAACAGAAATTATAGCTTTCTGTTTTTTAGGGAGCAGGATTCGGAATACATATACAAAGTCTACTATGAGGACAAGCCGCTTCCTCCTGCAAATCTTCATTATTATAAAGTGCCTGTTGCCGACCTGGAGATTAAGGATCTTGAGGAGACGGAAGCCGTTCTAGCTATCGATTTCGGAACGTCGAATACGACAGCCGGTACTTATCTTGATAGTGGATACGTAGCTTCGCCGTGCAGCAATGATTTGTTGAACGGCAGGATTCAGTTAAACAGTATTAATTTTGTCGCATTTCCTGATACCTTTCCTAAGGAAGAGGAATGGATTGAAATTCTGCCGACAGTGGTGAGCATAACGGATTGTTCCGATCCTGAGAACATAGCCTACGCTTTTGGATATGATGCGATGAAATATATGAAGAAGAACGGATATAGCAGTCATGCTACCGTATTTCATGGCATCAAGAGATGGGTGAGCAATTATACGAAAACCGAGGAAGCGATAGACGTACAGGGGAATACTGCACAGGTGAAGAGAAGCGATATTCTGCGAGCATATCTCTTGTATGTCATAGGGATGGCAGAGCATCAATTCAAATGCAAGTTCAAGAACCTGCATATTTCCAGCCCGGTAAAATTAAAAACACAATTTCTGGAGATGTTTACAGAAATATTGCCCGAATACCGCATCGAAGCCGAAAATGCGCTGGATGAGGGGATGGCTGTGCTTTTTAATACGATCGCAAATCAGATAGAGAGAAGCAGCTTTATCGACGGGGAAGCATATAAAGCGCTCGTTATCGATTGCGGCGGAGGAACAACCGATCTCTCATCCTGCCAGTTCCGAATTGAAGACGGGCATATTTCTTATAAGATTGACATTCATACGAACTATGAGAACGGAGACACGAACTTCGGAGGAAACAACATCACCTACCGGATTCTGCAATTTATGAAAATTGTGTTTGCGGATTACTATCGCAACGGCAGAAGTTCAATAGACATCGACAATCTCATTGATATTCCCGGAACAGACATTTTCAGGCATGTCGACGAATTTGGGATCAGCTCTGTGTATGAGAACTTTGAAGCAAGCTATCGTGAAGCGGAAAAGGTCATACCAACCCGGTTTAAGGCATATGAGAACAAGACGCTGGACGAGTACCAGCGAGTAAAGAATAATTTCTATTTTTTATGGGACATTGCGGAGAATATGAAAAAAGAATTCTTCCGTAAAACAGGTATCCTCAGAAATCGTTTTTATTCTGAAAGTGGGAACCGAAGAGAAAACGACATGAAAATCACAACGGTTGATCGCTGGTTTTTATCTGTACGGGAAAATGAGCGCTATAGAGATGTATACGAATGTCCGGATGTCGTTTTTAACATCAAGGAGATCAATCAGTTGATCAAAGCCGATATTTACGAAATTGTTCGTAAGTTTCTGGAGGACTTCTATCAACAAGGAACGCTTCAGGAATATTCCATCATAAAGCTGACAGGCCAGTCGTGCAGGATTGATGTTTTCAAGGAGGCGTTAAAGGAATTCGTACCGGGCAGAAGCATTGAATTCAGACAGAAGTCAGAGGATACGGGAAAGGTGCCGGATTTAAAGCTGGCCTGCCTGCGGGGAGCCTTACGGTATCTCAGCGCTCAAAAAGCAGGGGACATCGAGGCGCATATTACGAATCACGCTCCTATCGTCCCTTACTCTGTAACTGCCTTTACCCATAATCAACAGGAAAAAACACTTATTAAAAATCAGGAAAGACTAAGCCAAACACAGGGTTTTATATCGAAGCCTGTTAGCGTTGCCGAGATGGAGTTCTACCTGAAGGAAAGCGAAGGAACTGTACGGCACAAATATGTATACATGAATTACGCTGAAAACTACAAGCCTGTACTATACCAGCACATCGCTGAACTGTACGGCAAGAACATTCCTCAGGATGATACGGATTCTATCGTGAATGGGGAAGTGAAGTTTTTTGTGTTTGCCGATAAAGATAGCTGGGGATTTCATGTCGTTCCCGTAGCAAGACGAAATGAGCGACTGTATTTAGGTAAGAAGCAATTTTTCGCCTTTGAGAACGATCTGTCTGAGCTGGATTATTTTGATGGATGGAAATAA
- a CDS encoding contractile injection system protein, VgrG/Pvc8 family, whose product MSLSVIAYNNLQISPYKLTNLIDLKITKKMNDHARLHFTGIVSEELKDSYVDITGVDTNIQVNQIDENSSSTPLFAGVVVSIEIKAVRDIYYIEVEALSHTYTLDIKRKSRSFQHKDMPYSDLLQEVVSGYPGVDAMDTASNGAKLEKFTIQYQETDWQFLKRMASRFHTGLIPASSFDKPKFYFGVPEGSFGGKLEDFHYTIKKRLSDFRISSENERKTGIESDFIYYEVETDKVLDIGSEVQLKEKMLVVCEVYTQMKDSLLKHQYVICSKKGMEQQTVYHRDITGVSVQGKVIAVEKDSVKVHLDIDKEQSIAKAWWFPYSTAYTAEGNSGWYCMPELNDYVRIYFPSHKEEEGVALHSVRKNKEITNKNKLSNPDVKYFRTAFGKELMFSPEEIVITGKDGEVFIKLNEKDGIQIFSTKNIHIISQADITMNAEKRVTLSAKEEINLTCKESRITLNGSTSISGKEVKTN is encoded by the coding sequence ATGAGTCTTTCCGTTATCGCCTATAACAATCTGCAAATCTCTCCCTACAAACTGACCAACTTGATCGATCTAAAAATAACGAAGAAAATGAACGATCATGCAAGACTGCACTTTACAGGCATCGTATCTGAGGAACTCAAGGACAGCTACGTTGATATAACGGGAGTAGACACGAACATTCAGGTTAATCAAATAGATGAAAACTCATCTAGTACACCGCTGTTTGCTGGAGTGGTAGTAAGCATTGAAATAAAAGCAGTGAGAGACATCTATTATATAGAAGTAGAAGCGCTCTCCCATACGTATACGCTGGATATTAAGCGGAAAAGCCGCTCCTTTCAACATAAGGACATGCCCTATTCCGATCTGCTGCAAGAAGTAGTATCCGGTTATCCGGGTGTCGATGCTATGGACACGGCTTCAAATGGTGCCAAGCTTGAAAAATTCACAATCCAGTATCAGGAGACGGACTGGCAATTCCTGAAACGGATGGCATCCCGTTTTCATACGGGGCTCATTCCTGCGTCTAGCTTTGATAAACCAAAATTCTACTTTGGTGTACCGGAAGGAAGCTTCGGCGGAAAGCTGGAGGATTTCCACTACACAATCAAAAAACGCTTGTCTGATTTTCGGATTTCTTCCGAAAATGAGAGAAAAACGGGCATAGAAAGCGACTTCATTTACTATGAAGTAGAAACCGATAAGGTGCTAGACATTGGCAGTGAGGTACAGTTAAAGGAAAAAATGCTTGTTGTATGTGAAGTATATACCCAGATGAAAGACAGTCTGTTAAAGCATCAGTATGTAATATGCTCTAAAAAAGGAATGGAGCAACAGACAGTATACCATCGAGACATTACCGGGGTGTCCGTGCAAGGGAAGGTCATTGCCGTAGAGAAAGACAGCGTCAAAGTCCATCTTGACATAGATAAGGAGCAAAGTATAGCAAAGGCATGGTGGTTTCCTTATTCAACCGCCTATACAGCGGAAGGAAACAGCGGATGGTATTGTATGCCTGAGCTGAACGATTATGTGAGGATTTATTTTCCGAGTCATAAAGAAGAGGAAGGTGTTGCGCTACACTCTGTGCGCAAAAATAAAGAAATCACAAACAAAAACAAGCTTAGTAACCCGGATGTGAAATATTTCAGAACAGCGTTTGGTAAAGAATTGATGTTTAGTCCCGAAGAGATTGTCATCACGGGAAAAGACGGGGAAGTCTTTATCAAATTGAATGAAAAAGACGGTATTCAAATTTTTAGCACAAAGAATATCCATATCATTTCGCAGGCCGATATTACGATGAATGCGGAAAAGCGAGTCACCCTATCCGCCAAAGAAGAAATCAATCTAACATGTAAAGAAAGCAGGATTACACTGAACGGTTCCACAAGCATCAGCGGAAAAGAAGTAAAAACAAACTAA
- a CDS encoding pentapeptide repeat-containing protein — MKKADVLQYFIENEVEAKNLEGLLALEAYFQAHKDELISDFIHSFRRLCRKIKHMQAYGKKKKIGTITYSMLRTELSEGRPIYLLDAYDTSWFLDRTECQDEYHAGWAFQFLDVVENDLETISKTYMGTITVPDIERIKLRLAEKYNQYVVSLARYAMPQAIALPEYAEIEKEEELDILVGEYFDTSEIVYKEDTRVKDAEETKEWLEEKHQYEYAYEVFANLDLSHGNYEEIDLRYANMRQSDLSRSSLRESLLLGTKFTDCKLQGTNFSHTMISEADFSNSDLAGATFYDAEGSVGLLEGEPWRMPGFVPTSFAGADLERADFEEANLQGAIFIGANLTATNFKGANLKNALFSEADMRNVKLDEQQRASIIWKP; from the coding sequence ATGAAGAAAGCAGACGTGCTACAGTATTTCATCGAAAACGAGGTAGAAGCGAAAAACCTGGAAGGTCTTCTGGCTTTGGAAGCATACTTTCAAGCCCACAAAGATGAGCTGATCTCTGATTTCATCCACTCTTTCAGGCGACTCTGTCGCAAAATCAAACATATGCAAGCCTATGGAAAAAAGAAAAAAATCGGGACCATTACGTATTCCATGTTACGTACAGAACTAAGTGAAGGACGACCAATATACTTGCTGGATGCTTATGATACATCATGGTTTCTCGATCGTACCGAATGTCAGGACGAGTACCATGCAGGATGGGCGTTTCAGTTTTTGGATGTCGTAGAAAACGATTTGGAGACGATCAGTAAAACATATATGGGGACGATTACCGTCCCTGATATCGAAAGGATTAAGCTGCGGCTGGCAGAGAAATACAATCAATACGTCGTCAGTCTGGCCCGCTATGCGATGCCACAGGCGATCGCTCTGCCCGAATATGCGGAAATTGAAAAAGAAGAAGAACTGGATATTCTTGTAGGTGAATATTTCGATACGAGTGAAATTGTATACAAAGAAGATACCAGAGTAAAAGATGCAGAAGAAACGAAGGAATGGCTGGAAGAAAAACACCAGTATGAATATGCATACGAAGTATTCGCAAACCTCGACTTATCACACGGTAATTATGAAGAAATAGATTTGCGGTATGCCAATATGAGGCAAAGTGATTTATCGCGTAGTAGCTTGCGCGAAAGCCTGCTGCTTGGTACGAAATTTACCGACTGCAAGCTGCAAGGAACTAATTTTAGCCACACGATGATTAGCGAAGCTGACTTCAGTAACAGCGATCTTGCGGGTGCTACCTTTTACGATGCAGAAGGCTCGGTTGGTTTGCTGGAAGGGGAGCCATGGAGAATGCCAGGATTTGTTCCGACGAGCTTTGCGGGCGCTGATCTGGAGCGGGCAGATTTTGAAGAGGCAAACCTGCAAGGCGCTATTTTTATCGGTGCCAATCTTACAGCTACTAATTTCAAGGGTGCAAACCTGAAAAATGCACTATTTTCTGAGGCGGACATGCGGAACGTCAAACTGGATGAGCAGCAGAGGGCAAGTATTATCTGGAAACCGTAA
- a CDS encoding imm11 family protein: MNYFIMSHDERVYNAVKPMGVSQVITKEMLDEEHIRKMNKVHFQFPISEQNEAEYVDFIQKPIPLVSDRCKQLMEKYVPHMCFKSVVLTDQKQPRQDVYWLIVPPRVHCLSVENEFHKDGTVKRLIIDEQKAAPYKIFRIDGILEDYILISLDVAESLLRRGFTGIRLKKVEKEGVYER; the protein is encoded by the coding sequence ATGAATTATTTCATTATGTCGCACGATGAACGAGTCTATAACGCCGTAAAGCCGATGGGTGTATCACAGGTCATTACAAAAGAAATGCTCGATGAAGAACACATACGAAAGATGAACAAGGTGCATTTTCAGTTTCCGATTAGTGAGCAAAACGAAGCTGAATATGTGGACTTTATTCAAAAACCGATTCCGCTCGTATCGGATCGTTGTAAACAGCTTATGGAAAAATACGTTCCGCATATGTGCTTCAAGTCTGTCGTATTGACGGATCAGAAGCAGCCACGTCAGGATGTATACTGGCTCATTGTACCACCCCGGGTTCATTGTCTGTCCGTAGAAAATGAATTTCATAAAGATGGAACGGTAAAAAGGCTGATCATTGACGAACAAAAAGCTGCCCCTTACAAAATTTTTAGAATCGACGGCATTCTGGAAGACTATATTCTCATCAGTCTAGACGTAGCGGAAAGCTTGCTGCGGAGGGGCTTTACAGGTATCCGGCTCAAAAAAGTAGAGAAGGAGGGCGTGTATGAGCGTTAA
- a CDS encoding DUF4280 domain-containing protein — MSVKVFDSNGGGQSYVVTGAVLSCSQGSAKSKLQTPFSHGVYSRGKAQMNIMDYKPNVNIMPFGVCSSMANPAVAAATAANNGRLTKMPCTPIVTMPWLNGKQNVLIAKHPALMNKCTNYCIYKGTISIEDDGQE; from the coding sequence ATGAGCGTTAAAGTCTTCGATAGTAACGGAGGAGGACAAAGCTATGTAGTGACAGGTGCTGTATTATCATGCAGTCAGGGAAGCGCCAAAAGCAAGCTGCAAACCCCGTTTAGTCATGGTGTATATAGCAGGGGAAAAGCGCAGATGAACATTATGGATTACAAACCGAATGTTAACATCATGCCTTTCGGCGTGTGCAGCAGCATGGCAAATCCTGCGGTAGCGGCGGCCACTGCCGCCAACAATGGCAGATTGACAAAAATGCCATGCACTCCCATCGTGACGATGCCGTGGCTGAACGGAAAACAAAATGTCCTCATTGCCAAACATCCTGCGCTAATGAACAAATGTACAAACTATTGTATATACAAGGGAACGATCAGCATCGAAGATGACGGACAAGAATAA
- a CDS encoding phage baseplate assembly protein V, protein MSENFVGYGNIQLVSPYGVQSLSELTIVKTVQDHARLYVTGIIPEEQQAACIETASGADTVTVNETENGSVVRTLFNGLVANLGIKVVRGIHYIELEAISHTHTLDMKQKSRSFQNKDMRYTEMIESILKGYPGCDYIDMIARTSKLEKCIIQYDETDWAFLKRMASRFGAVLVPDATSDKPKFWFGLGEGRAGEIAAHSYRVKKTLPFYRETIENGYAAGLAVNDFLCYEVETGAYFNPGDRVTYKGKEWVIARSTSVMKQGHLTHEYTLSPEKGIRQNQQGNQRIVGASLTGKVIDRMKDTVRVHLDIDEAQQKEEASWFPYATGYTAEGHSGWYCMPELGDRVELYVPGSREEEAVVLTSIRARETSSPKIENPHVTYWGTLHDKELMLGKQEVSVTAKQGQLFVRLHETNGIEIHSPHSIVLTSGKNIELHAAGQLNMNAEEAVYLLCHSSSMMLDGIADIQGLRIEMDGAMGPPIVSSAEKRAKEVRNKMELAQQVADSLPIKGSAEAEKEVAASIPLMARSAVKKAEEKAWQ, encoded by the coding sequence ATGAGCGAGAATTTCGTAGGATATGGGAATATTCAGCTTGTATCACCCTATGGAGTGCAAAGCCTGAGTGAGCTGACCATCGTAAAAACGGTACAGGATCATGCTAGACTGTATGTTACGGGCATCATCCCGGAAGAGCAGCAAGCCGCTTGCATCGAAACGGCGAGCGGTGCCGATACGGTTACAGTCAATGAAACAGAGAACGGCAGTGTCGTGCGGACGCTCTTTAACGGACTGGTAGCCAACCTCGGAATAAAAGTAGTCAGAGGCATCCATTATATTGAACTGGAAGCGATCTCCCATACGCACACGCTGGATATGAAGCAGAAAAGCCGTTCCTTTCAAAACAAGGATATGCGATACACAGAAATGATTGAAAGCATCCTGAAGGGCTATCCCGGTTGCGACTATATCGACATGATCGCACGAACTTCCAAGCTGGAGAAGTGTATTATACAATATGATGAAACAGACTGGGCATTTCTGAAGCGGATGGCCTCGCGCTTTGGGGCAGTGCTGGTACCGGATGCGACGTCTGACAAGCCAAAATTTTGGTTTGGACTGGGTGAGGGCAGAGCCGGAGAGATAGCTGCACATTCATACCGTGTGAAGAAAACGCTGCCTTTTTATCGGGAGACGATAGAGAACGGGTATGCGGCAGGACTTGCTGTGAATGACTTTCTGTGCTATGAAGTGGAAACGGGCGCGTATTTCAACCCGGGGGATCGAGTCACCTACAAAGGCAAGGAATGGGTCATCGCCCGCTCTACATCGGTCATGAAGCAAGGTCATCTAACACACGAATACACCCTATCCCCGGAAAAAGGAATACGACAAAATCAGCAGGGGAATCAGCGGATTGTCGGCGCTTCTCTGACAGGAAAAGTGATCGATCGCATGAAAGATACAGTACGTGTTCACCTGGATATTGATGAGGCGCAGCAGAAGGAGGAAGCCTCCTGGTTTCCATATGCGACAGGCTATACTGCCGAAGGTCACAGCGGCTGGTATTGCATGCCCGAACTTGGTGATCGGGTGGAACTGTATGTTCCCGGTAGTCGGGAAGAAGAGGCGGTTGTGTTGACTTCTATCCGGGCAAGGGAGACAAGCTCCCCAAAGATCGAAAACCCTCATGTTACATATTGGGGTACACTCCATGACAAAGAACTGATGCTTGGGAAGCAAGAGGTGAGCGTGACCGCCAAACAAGGCCAACTTTTTGTCAGGCTCCATGAAACGAATGGAATCGAGATTCACAGTCCTCATTCCATCGTCCTTACCTCAGGGAAAAACATCGAACTGCACGCGGCAGGACAGCTGAATATGAACGCGGAGGAAGCGGTGTATTTGTTATGCCACTCCAGCAGCATGATGCTGGATGGCATCGCGGATATTCAGGGGCTGCGGATTGAGATGGATGGAGCGATGGGCCCTCCTATAGTAAGTTCGGCGGAGAAGCGGGCAAAAGAAGTGCGGAACAAGATGGAGCTTGCCCAGCAGGTAGCCGATTCGTTGCCAATAAAGGGAAGTGCCGAGGCGGAAAAAGAGGTAGCTGCCAGCATTCCATTGATGGCGAGGAGCGCAGTGAAGAAGGCTGAGGAAAAGGCATGGCAGTAA
- a CDS encoding replication initiation factor family protein: MSNTKLSIDRIVIEYRDVYWSFFNPFKQNICDYYGIKPTIREKGFKYHLHIEEYPDRYFHISYELCYTPKSKKHTLRIETHPDHLEHFQPILDGLKANASSIWFVRCDVAFDIPCPMNQVFTASRTGRRMNLYEGTRYYGKKSQRQQAGYCRVYDKCKEQRKRKRKDITGELTRVEIVYKPQEKIPIGSLVQFPPTFNNLYSCSILTNLEPLKPEKRAMVLAVQQGLMTMSDFTPHHRRTIQQLLESQETVDFDQIAQEQWEENVIVPCALLCGTVSRVKVG, translated from the coding sequence ATGAGCAACACCAAGCTATCCATAGACAGAATCGTCATCGAGTACAGAGATGTCTATTGGTCATTCTTTAACCCGTTTAAGCAGAACATCTGTGATTACTACGGGATTAAACCAACGATTAGAGAGAAGGGATTCAAGTACCATCTTCACATTGAGGAATACCCTGACCGTTATTTCCATATCTCGTATGAGTTATGCTACACACCAAAGTCCAAGAAGCATACGTTACGTATTGAAACACATCCTGACCACTTGGAGCATTTCCAGCCTATTCTTGATGGGTTGAAGGCAAATGCAAGTTCCATCTGGTTTGTCCGATGTGACGTAGCGTTTGACATTCCTTGTCCAATGAATCAGGTCTTTACGGCATCAAGAACAGGCAGACGCATGAACCTGTACGAGGGAACGAGGTACTATGGCAAGAAGAGCCAGCGGCAACAAGCAGGTTATTGCAGGGTGTACGACAAGTGCAAGGAGCAACGGAAAAGAAAGCGCAAGGATATTACGGGGGAGTTGACGAGGGTGGAAATTGTCTACAAGCCACAAGAGAAAATCCCGATAGGTTCATTAGTTCAGTTTCCTCCCACGTTCAATAACCTGTATTCCTGTTCTATCTTGACTAACCTCGAACCTTTAAAGCCTGAAAAAAGGGCGATGGTGTTGGCGGTTCAGCAGGGTCTAATGACGATGAGTGACTTTACGCCGCATCATAGACGAACGATTCAACAGTTGCTTGAATCACAGGAAACGGTAGACTTTGACCAGATTGCACAGGAGCAGTGGGAGGAAAACGTGATTGTGCCGTGCGCTTTACTATGCGGAACGGTAAGCCGAGTAAAAGTAGGATGA
- a CDS encoding helix-turn-helix domain-containing protein, translating to MAVYIKLRQILEQKGISQRELARMTGLRASTINHLCSEKVDRVYLETLELICKTLNIRIEDLIEIE from the coding sequence ATGGCAGTTTATATTAAACTCCGTCAGATATTGGAACAAAAAGGAATCTCTCAACGTGAATTGGCACGTATGACAGGTCTTCGAGCAAGTACAATCAATCATCTCTGTTCTGAGAAGGTAGATAGAGTGTACCTTGAGACGTTGGAACTTATCTGTAAAACTCTGAATATCCGCATTGAAGACCTGATTGAGATTGAGTAA
- a CDS encoding recombinase family protein, translated as MAKVVGYVRVSTKGQVKDGYSLAYQVEEIERYCKEHALELLHIYKDEGISGAKVDEDGLTIDRQGLQELLASLQTQEIKQVIVLNPSRLWRTDMVKVLVQRELKRHNVDVKAIEQPNYSIYVHDPNDFLINGMMELLAQYQRLEIALKLGRGRRKKAQQGGYAGGGVAFGYRATKGQKVLQIDERQAEVVRRLFTLRRQNPTWSLSQLASQLHEEGYRTKQGKCFTKVQVKRIIDRENLYKGIYTYGHIASKGVHQPIL; from the coding sequence ATGGCAAAAGTAGTTGGATATGTACGAGTATCCACCAAAGGACAGGTAAAGGATGGATACAGTTTAGCGTACCAAGTGGAAGAGATTGAGCGATACTGCAAGGAACATGCCCTTGAGTTGCTTCACATCTACAAGGATGAAGGAATCAGCGGCGCAAAGGTCGATGAAGATGGCCTGACAATAGACCGACAAGGATTGCAGGAACTATTGGCGAGTCTTCAAACGCAGGAAATCAAGCAGGTGATTGTGTTGAACCCCTCTCGCCTATGGCGGACAGACATGGTGAAAGTGCTGGTACAACGTGAGTTAAAGCGTCACAACGTAGACGTCAAAGCGATTGAACAGCCGAACTATAGTATTTACGTTCATGACCCGAATGATTTTCTCATCAACGGCATGATGGAACTGCTTGCCCAGTATCAGCGGCTAGAGATTGCCTTGAAACTGGGCAGAGGAAGACGAAAGAAAGCCCAACAGGGTGGCTATGCAGGGGGTGGGGTGGCATTCGGCTACCGAGCTACGAAAGGACAGAAGGTATTACAAATTGATGAAAGACAGGCGGAAGTGGTTCGCAGACTGTTTACCTTGCGGCGGCAGAACCCTACATGGTCGCTGTCTCAACTTGCTTCCCAGCTACATGAAGAAGGATACCGAACGAAACAAGGCAAGTGTTTTACGAAAGTACAAGTCAAGCGAATCATTGACCGTGAGAACTTATACAAAGGTATATACACATACGGTCACATCGCATCCAAAGGGGTACATCAACCCATTCTGTAA